In Colletotrichum destructivum chromosome 8, complete sequence, the following proteins share a genomic window:
- a CDS encoding Putative acetate transporter GPR1/Ato2/SatP, GPR1/FUN34/YaaH region — protein sequence MATHETHNHNAAPPTDLEKDVHTSGADHYNHHNGTAAANGVQISPNAAHARTNGPFTRIADYQNMTEGQAQAFGGSLQPGLWKPYEHRKFANPAPLGLSAFALTTFVLSCVNLQARGVKAPNIAVPLAFGYGGLVQLLAGMWEMAVGNTFGATALSSYGGFWIAYGILLTPAWGITAPDGPYAADFSDHYSAVGFFLTGWFIFTTLLLICTLRSTVVFFLLFFTLDLAFLFLACENYAANNGALTAMRNLQICGGTFGMLAAFLAWYCALAGIQDDSNSFFQVPVFHLPWSDKGKELRKAKSNRSVA from the exons ATGGCCACGCACGAGACTCATAACCACAATGCCGCCCCCCCAACGGACCTGGAGAAGGATGTGCACACCTCGGGCGCCGACCACTACAACCACCacaacggcaccgccgccgccaacggcgtcCAAATAAGCCCGAACGCCGCCCACGCACGAACCAACGGGCCCTTCACCCGCATCGCCGACTACCAGAACATGACCGAGGGCCAGGCGCAGGCCTTTGGCGGCTCCCTCCAGCCCGGCCTGTGGAAGCCGTACGAGCACCGCAAGTTCGCCAACCCGGCGCCCCTCGGCCTGTCGGCCTTTGCCCTGACGACCTTCGTCCTGTCGTGCGTCAACCTGCAGGCTCGCGGCGTCAAGGCGCCCAACATCGCCGTGCCGCTGGCCTTTGGCTACGGCGGACTTGTCCAGCTGCTTGCGGGCATGTG GGAAATGGCCGTCGGCAACACCTTTGGCGCCACGGCGCTCTCGTCCTACGGCGGCTTCTGGATCGCCTACGGTATTCTCCTGACGCCCGCCTGGGGCATCACCGCCCCGGACGGGCCCTACGCGGCCGACTTCTCGGACCACTACTCGgccgtcggcttcttccTGACGGGCTGGTTCATCTTCACGACGCTGCTGCTCATCTGCACCCTGCGCTCgaccgtcgtcttcttcctgctcttcttcaccctcgacctggccttcctcttcctcgcctgcgAGAACTACGCCGCCAACAACGGCGCCTTGACGGCCATGCGCAACCTGCAGATCTGTGGCGGCACGTTCGGCATGCTCGCCGCGTTCCTGGCGTGGTACTGCGCCCTGGCGGGTATCCAAGATGACAG CAACTCCTTCTTCCAGGTCCCCGTCTTCCACCTCCCGTGGtccgacaagggcaaggagctGCGCAAGGCCAAGAGCAACCGCTCGGTTGCGTAA